One stretch of Bordetella avium DNA includes these proteins:
- a CDS encoding alpha/beta hydrolase, with the protein MSQDLLECIEVDTGANPAHTVIWMHGLGADGNDFLPIVPELRLQTPVRFIFPNAPVAPVTINGGMAMRSWYDILVMDLVRQEDAQGIRASEAAIRQLIARENARGIPTSRIVLAGFSQGCAMVLHISLRLPERLAGVVGLSGYLPLIDSAEAERLPANAETPIFLAHGLHDPVVALPRAEASRDKLQSLGYPVQWRTYPMPHSVCMEEVEDIGAFLRDVLR; encoded by the coding sequence ATGAGTCAAGACCTGTTGGAATGCATTGAAGTCGATACGGGCGCCAATCCGGCTCATACCGTGATCTGGATGCATGGGCTGGGCGCCGATGGCAATGATTTCCTGCCCATCGTGCCGGAATTGCGCTTACAGACGCCGGTGCGCTTTATTTTCCCGAACGCCCCGGTCGCGCCGGTCACGATCAATGGCGGCATGGCCATGCGTTCCTGGTATGACATCCTGGTCATGGACTTGGTGCGCCAGGAAGACGCCCAGGGCATTCGCGCCTCGGAAGCAGCGATTCGGCAATTGATTGCTCGTGAAAACGCGCGCGGCATCCCGACCTCCCGTATCGTATTGGCCGGTTTTTCTCAGGGCTGCGCGATGGTGCTGCATATCAGCCTACGCCTGCCCGAACGGCTGGCCGGGGTCGTCGGGCTTTCTGGCTATTTGCCCCTTATCGATAGCGCAGAGGCAGAACGCCTGCCTGCCAATGCCGAAACGCCGATTTTCCTGGCGCACGGCCTGCACGATCCGGTCGTGGCGCTGCCCCGCGCCGAGGCGAGCCGAGACAAGCTGCAAAGCCTCGGTTACCCGGTGCAATGGCGCACCTACCCCATGCCGCATTCCGTCTGCATGGAAGAGGTGGAGGACATCGGCGCATTCCTGCGCGACGTCCTGCGCTAA
- the yjgA gene encoding ribosome biogenesis factor YjgA: MSIPDTEIPVDDDGYDENGYDRPSKSQVKREMHALLDLGKQLIELSPERLRQLPLEERLYEAIRTAQRTTGREGRRRQIHFVGKLMRAAPADDIRRQLDVWENGSREETAAMHRLEGLRERLIADDEALTELLSRYPGADVQHLRAVIRAARKEAQQNAALLQGQEPQRKQYRALFQALKSLTQ; this comes from the coding sequence ATGAGCATTCCCGATACCGAAATTCCCGTCGACGACGACGGCTACGATGAAAATGGCTACGACCGGCCCAGCAAGTCCCAGGTCAAGCGCGAGATGCACGCGCTGCTGGATCTGGGAAAGCAACTGATCGAGCTATCCCCCGAGCGGCTGCGCCAGTTGCCGCTCGAAGAGCGGCTTTACGAAGCGATCCGCACCGCTCAGCGCACCACCGGCCGCGAAGGCCGGCGCCGCCAGATCCACTTTGTGGGCAAACTGATGCGCGCCGCCCCCGCTGATGACATCCGCCGTCAATTGGATGTCTGGGAAAACGGCTCGCGCGAGGAAACTGCCGCCATGCACCGTCTGGAGGGGCTGCGCGAACGGCTGATCGCGGACGACGAGGCCTTGACCGAACTGCTGTCGCGCTATCCTGGCGCGGATGTGCAGCATCTGCGGGCCGTGATTCGCGCCGCCCGCAAGGAAGCGCAGCAAAACGCCGCCCTGTTGCAGGGCCAGGAGCCTCAGCGCAAACAATACCGGGCCCTGTTTCAGGCGCTCAAATCTCTCACTCAATGA
- the pmbA gene encoding metalloprotease PmbA yields MVTSSSSLPIAANHARFSELVEQVLAYARQVGASDAVAEVSESLGLSVSVRKNDIETVEQTRDRSLDLTVYAGQSRGSASTSDFSEAALRQTVEAAWHIARHTAADTAAGLPDVEMLATEHPDLDLHHPWAIGTEAAAELALRGERAARDVDSRITNTDGAGVNTYEGQFVMGNTRGFLGGYAYSRHSLSVAPIAGRGERMQRDYWYTSERDPALLASPEAVGRYAAQRTLSRLSARRLRTTKAPVLFEAPLALGLLGAFTQAASGGALYRKASFLVDALGKPVFADHIDVLEDPHVRGAMGSSPFDDEGVRTQARRVVAAGALEGYFLSSYTARKLGMSTTGNAGGSHNLTLTSRLTRPDDDFRAMLKKLGTGLLVTELIGQGVNYLTGDYSRGAFGYWVENGEIQHAVEEITIAGNLAEMFRQIVAVGADTLSRGTKSSGSILIEQMSIAGV; encoded by the coding sequence ATGGTCACTTCTTCCTCCTCCCTGCCGATCGCCGCCAATCACGCGCGCTTTTCCGAACTCGTTGAACAGGTGCTGGCTTATGCCCGCCAGGTCGGCGCGAGCGACGCAGTCGCTGAAGTCTCGGAAAGCCTGGGGCTGTCGGTGTCTGTGCGCAAAAACGATATCGAGACGGTCGAACAGACGCGCGACCGCTCACTGGACTTGACGGTCTACGCCGGCCAAAGTCGGGGGTCGGCGTCTACGTCGGATTTTTCCGAGGCGGCGCTGCGGCAGACTGTCGAGGCGGCTTGGCATATTGCCCGCCATACGGCCGCTGACACGGCGGCCGGCCTGCCCGATGTCGAGATGTTGGCTACCGAGCACCCGGATCTGGATCTGCATCATCCCTGGGCCATCGGCACAGAGGCCGCCGCCGAGCTGGCGCTGCGCGGCGAACGCGCTGCCCGAGACGTTGACAGCCGCATCACCAATACCGATGGCGCGGGCGTCAACACCTACGAAGGCCAGTTTGTCATGGGCAACACCCGCGGCTTTCTGGGCGGTTATGCCTATAGCCGCCACAGCCTGTCGGTCGCGCCCATCGCCGGCCGGGGCGAGCGTATGCAGCGGGATTATTGGTACACCTCCGAGCGCGATCCTGCCTTGCTGGCCTCCCCGGAGGCGGTCGGCCGCTATGCTGCGCAACGCACCTTGTCGCGTTTGTCGGCGCGTCGTCTGCGCACGACCAAGGCGCCGGTGCTTTTTGAAGCGCCCTTGGCCTTGGGGCTGCTGGGCGCTTTCACCCAGGCCGCCAGTGGGGGGGCGCTGTACCGCAAGGCCAGTTTCCTGGTCGATGCGCTGGGCAAACCAGTCTTTGCCGACCATATCGACGTGCTGGAAGATCCGCATGTGCGCGGCGCCATGGGCTCTTCGCCCTTCGACGATGAAGGGGTGCGCACCCAAGCCCGCCGTGTCGTTGCGGCCGGCGCCCTGGAGGGATATTTCCTGTCCTCGTATACGGCGCGCAAACTGGGCATGAGCACGACCGGCAATGCCGGCGGGTCGCATAACCTGACCCTGACCTCGCGCCTGACCCGTCCGGATGATGATTTCCGCGCCATGCTCAAAAAGCTCGGTACCGGCTTGCTGGTCACCGAACTCATCGGCCAGGGCGTCAACTACCTGACTGGCGATTATTCGCGCGGGGCTTTCGGCTATTGGGTCGAAAACGGCGAAATCCAGCATGCCGTAGAAGAAATCACCATCGCGGGCAATCTGGCGGAAATGTTCCGCCAGATTGTTGCCGTCGGGGCGGACACCTTGTCGCGTGGCACCAAGTCCAGCGGTTCTATCCTGATCGAGCAAATGTCCATCGCGGGCGTCTGA
- a CDS encoding FkbM family methyltransferase: protein MTVRDWAQWYALGEERLQFIRQLEGFYVLVHGGASITTRAHHHLLSPRYRDDPRFLGYCLIGEGFFCPWLREVRWPGEGQYLSLPDVLQKQMRSGGKIGLLTFSGTSEEDALLRRFKPWSFDYLAYLAERDLPFLYGPLQKEREFIRANLDRYLQLVSAMDLRSQETMYARLAATFSLDRQPLMRTLTPFSHMYFNPVNEDDSFVPKPRENYVDVGATQGSELLRFISLVQDVEGSRFWAIEPNAVDYALLKQLRFFASFRPLRVIVSDRNQEGLAFFTDPGCRDGSRLVSDNTDPAWLAANAAHIERLPCVTLDTQVQEPITFLKVDVEGAELSVLRGATRHVSQPECRIAVAAYHYPQDVLELADFFVGLGRKRLRLRQHDPSLWDLILYVDDVEGDGAG, encoded by the coding sequence ATGACGGTCAGAGATTGGGCGCAGTGGTACGCGCTGGGCGAGGAACGCCTGCAATTCATTCGTCAGCTCGAAGGTTTTTATGTGTTGGTGCATGGCGGCGCCAGCATAACAACCCGGGCGCATCATCATTTATTGTCGCCCCGTTATCGTGATGACCCGCGGTTTCTGGGTTATTGCCTCATTGGAGAAGGGTTTTTTTGTCCCTGGCTGAGGGAGGTGCGCTGGCCCGGCGAAGGGCAGTACCTGTCTTTGCCGGATGTGTTGCAAAAACAGATGCGCAGTGGCGGGAAGATAGGCTTGCTGACCTTCAGCGGTACTTCAGAAGAAGACGCACTCTTGCGCCGCTTCAAGCCCTGGAGCTTCGATTATCTGGCTTATCTGGCCGAGCGCGATCTTCCTTTTTTGTATGGGCCTTTGCAGAAAGAGCGCGAGTTCATACGGGCCAATCTGGATCGCTATCTGCAATTGGTCAGTGCGATGGACCTGCGTTCGCAAGAAACCATGTATGCCCGCCTGGCGGCAACCTTCAGCCTGGATCGGCAGCCATTGATGCGAACCCTGACCCCTTTCTCGCATATGTATTTCAATCCGGTCAACGAGGACGACTCCTTTGTGCCCAAACCCCGGGAAAACTATGTCGATGTGGGCGCCACGCAAGGCAGCGAGCTGTTGAGGTTCATCAGCTTGGTCCAGGACGTCGAAGGCTCCCGTTTCTGGGCTATCGAACCCAATGCGGTTGATTACGCCCTTCTCAAGCAGCTTCGTTTTTTTGCGTCGTTTCGCCCGTTGCGCGTGATTGTCAGCGACCGAAATCAGGAGGGCTTGGCTTTTTTCACCGATCCCGGGTGCCGGGATGGGTCGCGTTTGGTGTCGGACAACACGGACCCAGCCTGGCTTGCAGCGAATGCCGCACATATCGAGCGGCTTCCCTGCGTCACACTCGATACGCAGGTGCAGGAGCCCATCACGTTTCTGAAAGTGGATGTTGAGGGGGCGGAGTTAAGCGTCCTGCGCGGCGCGACACGCCACGTGAGCCAACCCGAGTGTCGTATCGCGGTGGCTGCCTACCATTATCCGCAAGATGTTCTCGAACTCGCGGATTTTTTTGTCGGTCTAGGCCGCAAGCGCCTGCGTTTGCGGCAGCACGACCCCTCGCTTTGGGATCTGATTCTTTATGTGGATGACGTAGAGGGCGACGGCGCGGGCTGA
- a CDS encoding twin-arginine translocation signal domain-containing protein has product MQRRSFLKQAGLAAGGAVVAAPVFAQDAPAINWRLASSFGPALDILFGAGEVFCKYVGEATGGKFRIRQSAAGEIAPALGVFDAVSAATVECGHSFSAFYIAKEAAFSFDTAVPFGLNARQMNAWMFDGDGLKLTRDLFKPHKILNLPLGNTGVQMGGWYRKAIKSPADLKGLKMQVSGLGGDVLARLGVVPQDLAAADLRPALEKGELDALSLIGPYDDEKQNLGHHAWYYYYPGWWQGGPQASLYMNEDAWGKLPKRYQAAIESASRAAHMAVLTRYDAQNPAALRRLIAGGAQVRPFPRSVLDDAYDAALQMYQSFCAQNPRFKAVHDPYMAFRDDVLPWFRIESSYEQYLGVRRT; this is encoded by the coding sequence ATGCAACGTCGTTCGTTCTTGAAGCAGGCAGGCCTGGCCGCGGGCGGTGCCGTGGTCGCGGCCCCTGTGTTTGCTCAGGATGCGCCTGCGATCAATTGGCGGCTGGCGTCCAGCTTTGGCCCAGCGCTGGATATTCTGTTTGGAGCGGGAGAGGTCTTTTGCAAATATGTCGGCGAGGCCACGGGCGGTAAATTCCGCATCCGCCAGTCAGCAGCGGGGGAGATTGCGCCCGCGCTTGGCGTCTTTGACGCGGTCAGCGCTGCAACGGTCGAATGCGGCCATAGTTTCTCTGCTTTCTATATAGCCAAAGAGGCCGCTTTCAGTTTCGATACGGCCGTGCCTTTCGGCCTGAACGCCCGTCAGATGAATGCGTGGATGTTTGACGGCGATGGGCTCAAGCTCACGCGGGACCTGTTCAAGCCGCACAAAATCCTGAATTTGCCGCTGGGCAACACGGGTGTGCAGATGGGCGGCTGGTATCGTAAAGCCATCAAGTCCCCTGCCGATCTGAAGGGCCTGAAAATGCAGGTGTCGGGCCTGGGTGGCGATGTGCTGGCCCGTTTGGGGGTGGTTCCTCAGGATCTGGCGGCGGCCGATCTGCGGCCCGCGCTGGAAAAAGGGGAGTTGGACGCCTTGTCGCTTATCGGCCCCTATGATGACGAAAAACAGAATCTTGGTCACCACGCTTGGTACTACTACTACCCGGGCTGGTGGCAAGGGGGGCCTCAGGCCTCCCTGTATATGAATGAAGATGCCTGGGGTAAATTGCCCAAGCGCTATCAGGCGGCCATCGAGTCGGCCAGCCGTGCGGCGCATATGGCTGTGCTAACCCGCTATGACGCCCAGAATCCGGCGGCCTTGCGCCGGCTCATTGCCGGCGGCGCGCAAGTGCGTCCTTTCCCGCGCTCCGTGCTCGATGATGCCTATGATGCGGCGTTGCAAATGTATCAGTCCTTCTGTGCGCAGAACCCCAGGTTCAAGGCGGTGCACGACCCTTATATGGCCTTTCGCGACGACGTGCTTCCCTGGTTCCGCATCGAGAGCAGCTATGAACAGTATCTCGGCGTGCGCCGGACCTGA
- the rplM gene encoding 50S ribosomal protein L13 — MKTFVAKPHEVTRDWFVIDAKGKVLGRVASEVARRLRGKHKPEFTPHVDTGDYIVIINAADIVVTGKKSQDKKYFRHTTYPGGIRETNFEKMQERFPGRAIQKAVKGMLPKGPLGYAMIKKLKVYAGAEHPHTAQQPKPLDL; from the coding sequence ATGAAGACCTTTGTGGCCAAGCCGCATGAAGTCACGCGTGACTGGTTTGTGATCGACGCCAAGGGCAAAGTCCTCGGTCGTGTGGCCAGCGAAGTCGCACGCCGTCTGCGCGGTAAGCACAAACCTGAATTCACGCCGCACGTTGACACTGGCGATTACATCGTCATTATCAATGCTGCCGATATCGTTGTTACGGGTAAGAAGTCGCAAGACAAGAAGTACTTCCGTCACACCACCTACCCGGGCGGTATCCGCGAAACGAACTTCGAGAAAATGCAAGAGCGTTTTCCCGGCCGCGCCATCCAGAAGGCTGTCAAGGGCATGCTGCCCAAGGGTCCGCTGGGCTACGCCATGATCAAGAAACTCAAGGTGTACGCTGGTGCCGAGCATCCGCACACCGCTCAGCAGCCCAAGCCGCTGGATCTCTAA
- the rpsI gene encoding 30S ribosomal protein S9: MIGNWNYGTGRRKTSVARVFIKKGTGKIVVNGKPVDEFFARETGRMVVRQPLALTGHLESFDIKVNVIGGGETGQAGAVRHGITRALIDYDATLKPALSQAGFVTRDAREVERKKVGLRKARRRKQFSKR, from the coding sequence ATGATCGGTAACTGGAACTACGGAACCGGCCGTCGCAAAACCTCGGTGGCTCGTGTTTTCATCAAGAAGGGTACGGGCAAGATCGTCGTCAACGGCAAGCCCGTCGACGAGTTTTTCGCTCGCGAAACCGGCCGCATGGTTGTGCGCCAGCCCCTGGCTCTGACTGGCCACCTCGAATCGTTCGACATCAAAGTCAACGTGATCGGCGGTGGTGAAACCGGCCAGGCCGGTGCAGTCCGTCACGGCATCACGCGTGCCCTGATCGACTACGACGCGACCCTGAAGCCGGCGCTGTCGCAAGCGGGCTTTGTCACGCGTGACGCCCGTGAAGTTGAACGTAAGAAGGTCGGTCTGCGCAAAGCACGCCGCCGGAAGCAGTTCAGCAAGCGTTAA
- the argC gene encoding N-acetyl-gamma-glutamyl-phosphate reductase has product MAQARNSRIKVGIVGGTGYTGVELLRLLSQHPDVELTAITSRKEDGLPVAEMYPNLRGHVKLAFSAPEKASLTDCDVVFFATPHGVAMAQAQALTAAGTRVIDLAADFRLQDTASFERWYKMPHGCPDILAKQSAYGLVELNRAAIAQAQVIGNPGCYPTTVILGLAPLLERKLIDTQALIADCKSGVSGAGRKAEVASLFSEASDNFKAYGVAGHRHHPEITEQLEKLAGGKVGLTFVPHLVPMIRGMFSTIYARILPEARETDFQALFEERYAGEAFIDVMPAGSLPETRSVRASNNLRIAVQRPGNGDQLIVLVVQDNLVKGAAGQAVQNMNLMFGLPETTGLNQVAILP; this is encoded by the coding sequence ATGGCCCAAGCAAGGAATTCACGCATCAAGGTTGGCATCGTCGGCGGCACCGGATATACCGGCGTCGAGTTGCTGCGTCTGCTGTCGCAGCATCCGGATGTCGAACTGACCGCCATCACTTCGCGTAAAGAAGACGGTCTGCCGGTCGCGGAGATGTACCCAAATCTGCGCGGTCATGTGAAGCTGGCTTTCTCCGCCCCGGAAAAAGCCTCCCTGACCGATTGCGATGTGGTTTTCTTCGCCACGCCGCATGGTGTAGCCATGGCGCAGGCGCAAGCCCTCACCGCCGCCGGCACGCGAGTGATCGATCTGGCTGCGGATTTTCGCCTGCAAGACACAGCTAGTTTCGAGCGCTGGTACAAAATGCCCCATGGCTGCCCGGACATTCTGGCAAAGCAGTCGGCCTATGGTCTGGTGGAGCTCAACCGCGCCGCCATCGCGCAGGCGCAGGTCATTGGCAATCCGGGGTGCTATCCCACCACGGTCATCCTGGGCTTGGCCCCCTTGCTTGAGCGCAAGCTGATCGATACCCAGGCCCTGATTGCCGATTGCAAATCCGGCGTATCGGGGGCGGGCCGCAAGGCCGAGGTGGCTTCCTTATTCTCTGAGGCTAGCGATAACTTCAAGGCCTATGGCGTAGCGGGCCACCGCCATCATCCCGAGATCACCGAGCAGCTGGAAAAACTGGCGGGCGGCAAGGTCGGCCTTACTTTCGTGCCGCATCTGGTGCCCATGATTCGCGGCATGTTCTCCACGATTTACGCCCGCATTCTGCCCGAAGCGCGCGAAACCGACTTCCAGGCCCTGTTCGAGGAACGCTATGCCGGAGAAGCTTTCATCGATGTGATGCCGGCCGGCAGCCTGCCCGAAACCCGTTCGGTTCGGGCGTCCAACAATCTGCGCATTGCCGTGCAGCGTCCCGGCAATGGGGATCAGCTCATCGTTTTGGTGGTGCAGGACAATCTAGTCAAGGGGGCTGCGGGTCAGGCGGTGCAGAATATGAATCTGATGTTCGGTCTGCCCGAAACCACGGGCCTGAATCAAGTCGCCATCCTGCCTTGA
- a CDS encoding DUF6776 family protein yields MSQTSPPTWPRAAWIALVLVLAAGVLLGRFSAQKAELAEGQVLLTQAELDAQHALLKQREAEVRFVRAQLDTADGEIAVERAARQELEAQLRGEQAELGRVRDQLAFYEQLLPPGPAGSIDIRGAEFARAGDSLSYRILLMRSGRGETPFNGELRFQASGTLKGQAVTVDLLPKRVKTDEAAAPGAVLPAAAVEAIPESSVNAAGGTGSHGAAAHGSAGLLALHFDQFQRSQGLLALPEGFVPETVTVTVLEGASVRASRKVQMEF; encoded by the coding sequence ATGTCTCAAACTTCCCCGCCCACCTGGCCGCGCGCGGCCTGGATCGCGCTGGTGCTGGTTTTGGCGGCCGGTGTGCTTCTGGGGCGTTTTTCCGCTCAGAAAGCCGAGCTGGCCGAGGGGCAGGTGCTTCTGACCCAAGCCGAGCTCGATGCGCAGCATGCCCTGCTGAAGCAGCGCGAGGCGGAGGTGCGTTTTGTGCGTGCGCAACTCGATACCGCCGACGGCGAAATTGCCGTCGAGCGGGCTGCGCGCCAGGAGTTGGAAGCGCAGCTACGTGGAGAGCAGGCCGAATTGGGCCGGGTGCGCGATCAGCTGGCCTTCTATGAGCAATTGCTGCCGCCTGGGCCTGCGGGTTCGATTGATATCCGCGGCGCTGAGTTTGCCCGCGCAGGCGACAGCCTGAGCTATCGCATCTTGCTCATGCGCAGCGGCCGTGGCGAGACGCCGTTCAATGGCGAGCTGCGCTTTCAGGCCAGCGGCACGCTCAAAGGACAGGCCGTGACCGTGGACCTGCTGCCCAAGCGGGTCAAGACCGACGAAGCGGCTGCGCCGGGTGCTGTGCTGCCGGCTGCGGCAGTCGAGGCCATTCCGGAGTCGTCCGTCAACGCTGCGGGTGGAACGGGAAGCCATGGTGCAGCAGCTCATGGCTCGGCGGGTCTGTTGGCGCTGCATTTCGATCAATTTCAGCGCAGTCAGGGCTTGTTGGCGCTGCCCGAGGGATTTGTCCCTGAAACCGTGACCGTGACGGTGCTGGAGGGCGCGTCGGTGCGCGCCTCCCGTAAAGTCCAGATGGAATTTTGA
- the erpA gene encoding iron-sulfur cluster insertion protein ErpA has protein sequence MNAITETVDLQAPPPVPLVFTDSAAAKVKDLLAEEGNPELKLRVFVQGGGCSGFQYGFTFDEVVNEDDTVLDKEGVQLLVDPMSFQYLVGAEIDYKEDLEGAQFVIRNPNATTTCGCGSSFSV, from the coding sequence ATGAACGCAATTACCGAAACCGTGGATCTTCAAGCGCCGCCTCCCGTGCCGCTGGTCTTCACTGATTCGGCTGCCGCCAAGGTCAAGGATCTGCTGGCAGAAGAAGGCAACCCCGAGCTCAAATTGCGCGTCTTTGTGCAAGGCGGTGGCTGTTCGGGCTTCCAGTATGGCTTCACCTTCGATGAAGTCGTCAATGAAGACGATACCGTGCTCGACAAAGAAGGCGTCCAGTTACTGGTTGATCCGATGAGCTTCCAGTATCTCGTCGGTGCCGAGATTGACTACAAAGAAGATCTCGAGGGCGCGCAGTTTGTCATCCGCAACCCCAACGCGACGACCACCTGCGGCTGCGGATCTTCTTTCTCGGTCTGA
- a CDS encoding anhydro-N-acetylmuramic acid kinase — protein MTQPINGPDNPGRCFIGLMSGTSMDGVDGVLLRLDGAPHLLASVSLDIPPSLRATLLALNSSGPDELHRAALAANELARLYAQACAQLRQAAPEARVRAIGAHGQTVRHRPDLGYTVQLNAPALLAELSGIDVVADFRSRDVAAGGQGAPLVPPFHDAMFGGRGAPRAVLNLGGIGNVTLLVPGQAPRGFDTGPANVLLDAWCHAHTGKHYDHNGNWAATGSVSKALLHHLLNSEPWFDLPAPKSTGRDLFGLGWLHKHLDSSGLRLSPQDVQATLVELTAQTVARAIASEPIQDLLVCGGGARNPAIMQALARALPCPVAPTDSEGVPGQWVEAMAFAWLAQAFIDRLPAGLPGVTGARGPRVLGALYPAA, from the coding sequence ATGACCCAGCCCATCAACGGCCCGGACAACCCGGGCCGTTGTTTCATCGGCCTGATGTCGGGCACCAGTATGGACGGCGTGGACGGCGTGCTGCTGCGCCTAGATGGCGCTCCCCATCTACTGGCCAGCGTAAGCCTCGACATCCCACCGTCTTTGCGCGCCACGCTGCTGGCCCTCAATAGCAGCGGGCCCGATGAACTGCATCGCGCCGCGCTGGCCGCCAATGAACTCGCGCGTTTGTATGCCCAGGCTTGCGCGCAGCTGCGGCAGGCGGCGCCAGAAGCGCGGGTGCGGGCCATCGGCGCACATGGCCAGACCGTGCGCCACCGGCCGGATCTGGGCTATACCGTGCAGCTCAATGCGCCGGCGCTTCTTGCCGAACTCAGCGGCATCGATGTCGTGGCCGACTTCCGCAGCCGCGATGTGGCCGCTGGCGGACAGGGCGCGCCTTTGGTGCCGCCCTTTCATGACGCGATGTTCGGCGGCCGAGGGGCGCCACGCGCCGTGTTGAACCTGGGCGGTATCGGCAACGTCACCCTGCTCGTACCAGGGCAGGCTCCGCGCGGCTTCGACACCGGTCCGGCCAATGTGCTGCTCGACGCGTGGTGCCATGCCCATACCGGCAAGCATTACGACCACAACGGAAACTGGGCTGCCACAGGCTCGGTCAGCAAGGCATTACTGCATCATCTTCTGAATAGCGAACCCTGGTTTGACCTGCCCGCCCCCAAATCTACCGGACGCGATCTGTTCGGCCTAGGCTGGCTGCATAAGCACCTGGACAGTTCGGGTCTGAGGCTTAGCCCGCAGGATGTGCAGGCCACGCTGGTGGAGCTGACAGCGCAAACCGTGGCCAGAGCCATTGCCAGCGAGCCGATCCAGGATCTGCTGGTATGTGGCGGCGGCGCCCGCAATCCTGCCATCATGCAAGCGCTGGCGCGCGCCCTGCCTTGCCCTGTCGCACCTACCGACAGCGAAGGCGTGCCGGGTCAATGGGTGGAAGCCATGGCTTTCGCCTGGCTGGCTCAGGCTTTTATCGACCGTCTGCCTGCTGGGCTGCCTGGCGTGACGGGCGCCCGCGGGCCTCGCGTGCTTGGCGCGCTCTATCCCGCCGCCTGA
- a CDS encoding M23 family metallopeptidase produces MNQGLNSLVRRLSRKIAALFAPATEPAPSRGRSLVRRTLLVSSLGLFAGAAALGMVQQPDRTELPPLSLIHSELRLQPEQLQVSASTPAPYISETRIRSGDTLASVLQRLDIDDSKLQTFLTHDASARSIYRLYPGRSVQAATDEEGNLVWLRYIHTPGNEADGQVYTKLLHVEASDDGFKAREITETTDLQTRVAVGTIHSSLFAATDAAGIPDSITMQMADILGAKIDFLRDLRQGDQFRVVYEVRSHDGRYAGAGRLLAVEFLNNDKKYSAVWFSPDNKSGSYYDFDGTSLRGAFLRTALKFSRISSTFGMRMHPIHKTWTGHKGVDYAAPSGTPIHSTADGTVDFVGWQNGYGNVVIIKHHGQYSTLYAHQSRIRPGLKKGDKIAQGDLVGYVGATGWATGPHLHYEFRINNQPVDPLSVDLPVARKLEPAEVRAFAKAVEPYKQQIELLTEFQHTLPESMTNVASR; encoded by the coding sequence ATGAATCAAGGCTTGAACAGTCTGGTGCGTAGACTGAGCCGCAAGATTGCCGCCCTGTTTGCCCCTGCCACCGAACCGGCGCCCTCACGCGGCCGTTCGCTTGTCCGCCGCACGCTGCTTGTCTCCTCCCTGGGTCTGTTTGCCGGCGCCGCCGCGCTCGGCATGGTGCAACAGCCCGACCGCACCGAACTGCCCCCGTTGAGTCTCATCCACAGTGAGTTGAGGCTGCAACCTGAACAGCTTCAGGTCAGCGCCAGCACTCCCGCCCCCTATATCAGCGAAACACGCATCCGTTCCGGCGATACGCTGGCGAGCGTGCTGCAGCGCCTCGATATCGACGATAGCAAACTCCAGACCTTCCTCACCCACGACGCTTCCGCGCGCAGCATCTACCGCCTCTATCCGGGCCGTTCGGTGCAGGCCGCCACCGACGAGGAAGGCAATCTGGTGTGGCTACGCTACATCCACACCCCGGGCAACGAGGCTGACGGTCAGGTCTACACCAAATTGCTGCACGTCGAAGCCTCGGACGATGGCTTTAAAGCTCGGGAAATCACCGAAACCACCGATCTGCAAACCCGCGTCGCCGTGGGCACGATCCACTCGTCGCTATTCGCCGCCACCGACGCAGCCGGTATCCCTGACTCCATCACGATGCAGATGGCCGACATCCTGGGCGCCAAGATCGACTTCCTGCGCGACCTGCGCCAGGGCGACCAGTTCCGCGTGGTTTACGAAGTGCGCTCGCATGACGGCCGCTACGCCGGCGCCGGCCGCCTGCTGGCGGTCGAATTCCTCAACAACGACAAAAAATACAGCGCCGTCTGGTTCAGCCCCGACAATAAATCGGGCAGCTACTACGACTTTGACGGCACCAGCCTGCGCGGCGCCTTCCTGCGCACCGCCCTGAAGTTCAGCCGGATCAGCTCGACCTTCGGCATGCGCATGCACCCCATCCACAAGACCTGGACTGGTCACAAAGGCGTGGATTACGCTGCTCCTTCGGGCACGCCCATCCACAGCACGGCTGATGGCACCGTCGATTTCGTCGGCTGGCAAAATGGCTACGGCAATGTGGTGATCATCAAGCATCACGGCCAGTACTCGACGCTTTATGCCCACCAAAGCCGTATCCGTCCGGGCCTGAAGAAAGGCGACAAGATCGCTCAAGGCGACCTCGTCGGCTATGTTGGCGCAACGGGATGGGCCACCGGCCCGCACCTGCACTACGAATTCCGTATCAACAATCAGCCCGTCGATCCGCTATCGGTGGATCTGCCTGTGGCACGCAAGCTGGAGCCGGCCGAAGTCCGGGCTTTCGCCAAGGCCGTGGAGCCCTACAAGCAGCAGATCGAACTGCTGACCGAGTTCCAGCACACGCTGCCCGAATCCATGACCAACGTGGCCAGCCGCTGA